CGACGGCGGCCCGCGCCCCGGCCCGGGCCGCGTCCTGCTGCTCCGGCGGAGCGTACAGAACCGCTGCCTGCTCGGCCTGGACGGCGTCCAGCGTCCACGCCGCCTCCAGCGCGGCCGCCGCCGCCGAGACCGCCCCCAGGTCGGTGTGGGGGAACCCGACGGGATAGCCGCCGTCGCCCTTGTAGCCGGAGGGCGGAGCGAGCGCGACGGTGCCGGAGGTGGCGTCCACGGTCCGGGCCGTCGTGGGGACGGGTGCCGGCCGGAGGAGCTGCCACCCGCCGACCGCCAGGAGGATCGCCCCCACGATCGAGACGACCACGATGATCATCCGCCGGGAGCCACGCCCAGGAGGGCCCAGATCCCAGTCGAGCACGGGGTCCTCGGACATTGGCGACACTAGTGGCTCCGGTCGGGGCGCACGCCGAACGACTGGCCCGCGGCGGCCGCCAGACGCAGGTACGCGCCCCGGGTGGTGGACTGGAGACGGACCAGGTCGACCTCCGCGCCCTCCTTGAGGTGAGGGTCGTAGGGAACGCGGATCACGGCGCGGCAGCGGGAGTTGAAATGGCGTTCCAGCAGCTCCACATCCACGTCCGACTTGGCTTCCACGGCGTTCAGCACGACGATGGCGTTCTTGACCAGGTCCGCGTAGCCGTGGGCGGTGAGCCAGTCGAGTGTCGCGGCGGCCGAACTCGCTCCGTCCACCGCGACCAGGCTGACCAGCACGATCTGGTCGGCAAGCTCCAGCGTCGCCCCCATGGCCCCGTGCAGCAACCCGGTCCCGCAGTCGGTGATGCAGATCGAGTAGTAGCGCTCGATGAGCCCGGCGACCGTACGGTAGTCCTCGGCGTTGAACGCCTCGCTGACGGCGGGGTCGGTGTCGGACGCGAGGACCTCCAGCCGGGCGGGTGACTGGGAGGTGAAGGCCCGCGCGTCCGCGTAGCGGACGATGTGGGGGGCCTCGGCGAGCAGGGTGCGGATCGTCGCGGCCGTCTCGGATTTGACCTTGATACCGAGGGTTCCCCGGTCGGGGTTGGCGTCGATCGCGATGACCCGGTCACCCCGCAGAGAGGCCAGCGTGTTGCCCAGGGCCACGGTGGTCGTCGTCTTGCCGACCCCGCCCTTGAGACTCATGACCGCGATCCGGTGGTGCCCGCTCGCCACGGGGGCCTGGGCCTGGGCCATGAGCGTGCGGCGTTCGACCTCTGTGGCCGACTCCCCGGGGATGATCCTCCCACCGGAGAGCTGCCAGACAAGGCGCCGCCACCCGCCGGTGGGCTCGTGACGCCGGTTGATGAGCAGATGTTCGGCGGTGAGCGGAACCGTCTCCTGGAACTGCTCCGCCGTGGCCGGCGGCGAGGACTGGGTCTGCGGGGACGTGTCCGTCATGGCCAAGGGTCCTTTCGAAAGAACGTGCACAGAGCAGATGGGACGGAGCCGTCAGCAGGTGAGCCAGCGCACCGTCGTAGTGATCGAGTCGGTGGGGCCGTGGAAGGTCAGCGGAGCGGTGACAGTGGCGGGGACGCCGCACCAGCGGCGGATCCGGAGGGCGCGCAGGTTGATCACGTCCGTGCGCCCCTGCTTCAGGGTGCCGCTGGACGGGGTCACGGACAGCCCCGGTGCCGTTATCCGCCATTCCAGGGTCTTCTCGGAGACGGTGAGGAGCAGGCTGCCCTGACCGAACTCGTCCAGCGTCACCACGGGTGGGATCTGCACGCGTTCGGCGAGCCCGTTCTGGACGGCGGGGGCGGGGACGGCGTCACCGGTCGTGACGGTCTGGGTGGTGGAGGACTGCATGGCGCTCGGCGATCCCTGACCTCCGATGACGGGTCCCAGAAGGTTCATTCCCGTCACGGTGCCCGTCGCGCCCGCGACCACGATGATGGTGATCTTTATGGTCGTGCTCCGGACCCGTTCCCCCGCCCACGCGAGGGCCTCCGCGAACCGGACGCCGGGGCCGAACCGCACCCCTTCCGGCTCGCCGATCGATCCGGCGTACGCCTTGACCGCGGGCACCCGCGCGTCACCGGACCTGCCGGGGACGGCGGGGATGGCGGGGTTGGTGGCGGTCACGTCGTCCGTACGGGAAAGCACCTCACGCGCCCGCGCCTGGGAGAGCAGCGCGTCGTAGAGGGGGGTGTCATGTCCGGGTGCCGAAGGTGCCGAAGGTTCCGAAGGCGCCGGGGATATCGGGGATGTCGGGGGCGCGGACGGCGGGCGGGTCCGGCGGGCCGGCAGGGACGGGAGCGTGGAGCGGTCCGGCAGCACGGGACGGTACGGAAGCGTGGAGCGGTCCGAACGGTCGGCGCGGCGCGGCCGGTCCGAGGGAGCAGGCCGGGCGGGGTGGTGGGGTGTGGAGCGGTCCGGCTGGACGGGAAGGTAGGGAAGCGTGGAGCGGTCCGAGCGGGCGGGTCTCACCGCCCTGCCGGGCTGGGTCTCCTCCTGCGGCCTCTCGGGGGCGCCGGGATCCGGTTTCGGGGCCGGTGTGGTGCCGACCCTGGGCAGGGGCAGCTTCACGGGGGGCGGGAGGGAGCCGAGGAGCCGTTTCCTCATCTTGGCGGTGAGGGGGGAGATCCTCGGGTTGGAGATCATCTGCGGGACCGTGTAGCGGATGTTGATCGGCCGTATGCACGCGGAGCACGTGATCATGTGAGACAGCAGGTCCGTGCGGGCGCTCTCGAACTCGGCGGGCGAGAGCGTCCGCAGCTCCTCGGCCTCCTCGGATCTCTCGGGCTCCTCGGGCTCCTCGGGCTCGCCGAACTCCCCGGGCTCTGCGGGCTCCCCGAGTCCCCCGGGGAACAGGACGTCGGCCAGCGGGGAGAGCTCAGGACAGGTATGGCGGTCGTGAACGATGGCGTCCAGCCCGCTCACCAGGGTCTCGATCAGATCCTGGGTGCGCGTCGCGAGCCTGGCGACCTCCTCCGCGGGCATCGCCAGGACGTGCGAGAGATCAACGGCTGTCAGTTCGTGGCGGTACATCAGCCTGAGCGTCTCGGTGCCCAACGGGTCGACGATCGTCCAGACGCGCGTTATCAGCCGGACGTCCGGCATACCCGGCCCGGACTCCGGCACGTACTGCTCCCGGTATCCGGGGGCGGCGCGGCAGTCCTGCCGCAGCGCGGCCAGCAGCCGCCCCCGTGCCGTGATACCCCTGGGTGCCGGCTGGGCCTGGCAGGCGGCCAGCACGGAGGCGACCGCCGCCGGTGCCCGGTCCGGCGCCAGGTGGTAGACGGCATAGTCCATCAGGTGC
Above is a genomic segment from Streptosporangium album containing:
- a CDS encoding MinD/ParA family ATP-binding protein, which encodes MTDTSPQTQSSPPATAEQFQETVPLTAEHLLINRRHEPTGGWRRLVWQLSGGRIIPGESATEVERRTLMAQAQAPVASGHHRIAVMSLKGGVGKTTTTVALGNTLASLRGDRVIAIDANPDRGTLGIKVKSETAATIRTLLAEAPHIVRYADARAFTSQSPARLEVLASDTDPAVSEAFNAEDYRTVAGLIERYYSICITDCGTGLLHGAMGATLELADQIVLVSLVAVDGASSAAATLDWLTAHGYADLVKNAIVVLNAVEAKSDVDVELLERHFNSRCRAVIRVPYDPHLKEGAEVDLVRLQSTTRGAYLRLAAAAGQSFGVRPDRSH